The Lagopus muta isolate bLagMut1 chromosome 4, bLagMut1 primary, whole genome shotgun sequence genome has a window encoding:
- the MRPL35 gene encoding 39S ribosomal protein L35, mitochondrial isoform X1, with translation MAAAAVRGALAGMLRPLARWAPVAAGRTASVHCCHSRARAAAPLGKPLTLGIVPGGGSALLSRLTPLLPNLLQQPVRPLTYCSLRKGKRKSVKAVVKRFLRLHNGLWVRRKSGYKKRLWKKSTAQKKRLREFVLCNRTQCKLLDKMTTSFWKRRNWYVDDPYQKYHDRTNLPL, from the exons ATGGCGGCAGCGGCGGTGCGAGGGGCTCTGGCGG GGATGCTGCGGCCGCTCGCGCGCTGGGCTCCCGTCGCTGCGGGACGAACCGCGTCCGTCCACTGCTGCCACAGCCGAGCGCGGGCGGCGGCTCCGCTGGGGAAACCGCTGACCCTCGGCATCGTGCCCGGCGGGGGTTCCGCGCTGCTCAGCAG ACTCACACCTCTACTTCCAAACCTACTTCAGCAGCCCGTAAGGCCTCTCACTTACTGTAGTCTAcggaagggaaagaggaagtCTGTGAAAGCTGTTGTTAAGAGGTTTCTCCGACTGCACAATGGTCTTTGGGTTAGGAGAAAG TCTGGTTACAAGAAGAGATTGTGGAAGAAGTCTACTGCCCAGAAGAAGCGCTTGAGAGAGTTTGTGTTGTGCAACAGAACGCAGTGTAAACTCCTGGATAAGATGACCActtctttctggaaaagaagaaattggtATGTTGATGATCCCTACCAGAAGTATCACGACCGCACAAATCTTCCTCTGTAG
- the MRPL35 gene encoding 39S ribosomal protein L35, mitochondrial isoform X2 yields the protein MLRPLARWAPVAAGRTASVHCCHSRARAAAPLGKPLTLGIVPGGGSALLSRLTPLLPNLLQQPVRPLTYCSLRKGKRKSVKAVVKRFLRLHNGLWVRRKSGYKKRLWKKSTAQKKRLREFVLCNRTQCKLLDKMTTSFWKRRNWYVDDPYQKYHDRTNLPL from the exons ATGCTGCGGCCGCTCGCGCGCTGGGCTCCCGTCGCTGCGGGACGAACCGCGTCCGTCCACTGCTGCCACAGCCGAGCGCGGGCGGCGGCTCCGCTGGGGAAACCGCTGACCCTCGGCATCGTGCCCGGCGGGGGTTCCGCGCTGCTCAGCAG ACTCACACCTCTACTTCCAAACCTACTTCAGCAGCCCGTAAGGCCTCTCACTTACTGTAGTCTAcggaagggaaagaggaagtCTGTGAAAGCTGTTGTTAAGAGGTTTCTCCGACTGCACAATGGTCTTTGGGTTAGGAGAAAG TCTGGTTACAAGAAGAGATTGTGGAAGAAGTCTACTGCCCAGAAGAAGCGCTTGAGAGAGTTTGTGTTGTGCAACAGAACGCAGTGTAAACTCCTGGATAAGATGACCActtctttctggaaaagaagaaattggtATGTTGATGATCCCTACCAGAAGTATCACGACCGCACAAATCTTCCTCTGTAG